The proteins below are encoded in one region of Marinobacter sp. F4206:
- the aupA gene encoding alkane uptake protein AupA — translation MVSTSRFSVRAMSLAAATISASLAMSANASMGNLGTTYGVMPVDVATAQSLSMFNDQVSATYYNPAYLTKDTRGELTTGILHAEQELRSANPNADGDVLSNSPSQHVLIGMKTNLGSLTRFKHPIYLGFIAGVEKYGKEMLAFSSETTESGQFLQYGKEPLFLNIGGATPIWRGISAGASVRVTLEAAAKLDAVSTLGGETSRERLSVNAEPSLKTILGTNIDLGSTFCPGSDCFLDGWETGLTYRTKSAASTAIDSNIIVTQTIPDPGLSLAVSTIDSFQPETLAIGTQYQGDNWRVGGSIEQQNWSELEDEFAGDTIKDQQSAAPGDRIRFDDILIPRLGAEYDLNKNFAVRAGVAYEESPLKSTRNPEINYLDTDKIVVGLGLSATYDRTRLLAYPVRLDIGYQYQQLQERDFTLVDYDGNETDVTADGDVHVISGSITLKF, via the coding sequence ATGGTTTCCACCTCCCGGTTTTCAGTACGGGCGATGTCCCTTGCCGCTGCAACAATATCCGCCAGCCTTGCCATGTCAGCCAATGCCAGTATGGGCAACCTCGGAACTACCTATGGTGTTATGCCGGTCGACGTTGCGACCGCGCAATCGCTGTCGATGTTTAACGATCAGGTATCCGCCACCTACTACAACCCGGCCTATCTCACCAAGGACACCCGGGGCGAGTTGACCACGGGCATCCTTCATGCCGAACAGGAGCTGCGGTCAGCCAATCCGAATGCCGACGGCGACGTGCTCTCTAATTCCCCCAGTCAGCACGTACTCATCGGCATGAAGACCAACCTCGGTTCACTGACCCGGTTCAAGCATCCGATCTACCTCGGTTTCATTGCAGGTGTCGAGAAATATGGCAAGGAGATGCTGGCCTTCAGTTCGGAAACCACTGAAAGCGGGCAGTTTCTGCAGTACGGCAAGGAACCCCTGTTCCTGAATATCGGGGGCGCCACCCCTATCTGGCGTGGCATTTCCGCCGGCGCTTCCGTGCGGGTCACGCTCGAAGCGGCCGCCAAACTGGATGCCGTCTCGACCCTCGGTGGTGAAACCAGCCGCGAGCGGCTGTCGGTCAATGCCGAGCCGTCACTCAAGACCATTCTGGGCACCAACATTGATCTGGGCAGCACCTTCTGCCCCGGCTCCGACTGTTTTCTTGATGGCTGGGAAACTGGGCTGACCTATCGGACCAAGTCTGCGGCCTCCACCGCCATCGATTCCAACATCATTGTGACCCAGACCATTCCGGACCCGGGCCTGAGCCTGGCAGTATCGACTATTGATTCGTTCCAGCCCGAGACCCTGGCGATCGGCACCCAATACCAGGGCGATAACTGGCGTGTGGGCGGCTCTATTGAGCAACAGAACTGGTCGGAACTGGAGGACGAGTTCGCCGGTGACACTATCAAGGATCAGCAGTCCGCCGCTCCCGGTGACCGCATCCGATTCGATGACATCCTGATCCCCAGACTCGGCGCGGAATACGACCTCAACAAGAACTTTGCCGTTCGTGCCGGCGTCGCGTACGAGGAATCCCCCCTGAAGTCCACCCGCAACCCCGAGATCAACTACCTGGATACCGACAAGATCGTCGTGGGTCTGGGCTTGAGTGCCACCTACGACCGCACCCGCCTGCTCGCCTACCCGGTGCGCCTGGACATTGGGTATCAGTACCAGCAGCTCCAGGAGCGGGATTTCACCCTGGTCGATTACGACGGTAACGAAACCGACGTAACCGCCGACGGTGACGTTCATGTAATCAGCGGCTCCATCACCCTGAAGTTCTGA
- a CDS encoding PEP-CTERM sorting domain-containing protein, with protein MREITRLNFLGGISEDSLAGPVFHRIKRLDLLVPTGRDKDMKLIAKSVVLAVSLAWVGSASAYMIGAEDVGGADTLLGQTDDLNANPAGTCGSGNSPSTELCWINNLLSSLGESSTTYEEGDKVETQSYTTVDGSSSVIAFALSSPTGLFFIKNAGWYGLFENNPDRNWAVIDTSLLSAGFNLPSDGFTISHVAPIGGTVDVTEPGTLALLGVGLFALGCRRRFRKH; from the coding sequence ATGCGCGAAATCACTCGCCTGAACTTCTTGGGTGGTATCAGTGAGGACTCGCTTGCAGGGCCTGTATTTCACAGGATCAAGCGTTTGGATTTATTAGTCCCTACTGGGAGAGATAAGGATATGAAGTTAATCGCAAAGTCTGTGGTTCTGGCTGTGAGCCTCGCCTGGGTTGGTTCGGCTTCGGCCTATATGATCGGTGCGGAGGATGTTGGCGGTGCGGACACCTTGCTGGGGCAAACAGACGATCTGAATGCAAACCCCGCCGGCACCTGTGGTTCCGGAAACAGTCCGAGCACCGAGTTGTGCTGGATCAATAACCTCCTCTCGAGTCTGGGCGAGAGCTCAACGACTTATGAGGAAGGAGATAAGGTCGAAACTCAGTCATACACTACGGTTGACGGTAGCTCAAGCGTCATAGCCTTTGCACTGTCGAGCCCTACGGGGCTGTTCTTTATCAAGAATGCCGGGTGGTACGGGCTTTTCGAGAACAACCCGGACCGGAACTGGGCGGTGATCGACACGTCACTCCTCTCAGCCGGATTCAATCTGCCCAGTGACGGATTCACAATCAGTCATGTTGCGCCGATCGGCGGGACCGTCGATGTAACGGAGCCCGGCACCCTGGCCCTGCTGGGGGTTGGCCTGTTCGCTTTAGGTTGCAGGCGTCGATTCAGGAAACACTGA
- a CDS encoding DUF2489 domain-containing protein, whose protein sequence is MPSWLQWTLIIAGLIAITLLLAFIRRQVGTLAENRRRRLKAEAFQQKRREDMIDSIRVIAMAVETEQVEYSEACLRIKGLLDHVAPELLEQAPFRIFLEVHEKLEHMPTHRARQATDARFVEKMDKERFEVEKTHADEIRRAATAIRHHQFSAE, encoded by the coding sequence ATGCCATCCTGGCTGCAGTGGACCCTGATTATCGCAGGACTGATTGCTATCACACTGCTACTGGCCTTTATCCGCCGCCAGGTCGGCACCCTTGCCGAAAATCGCCGGCGTCGGCTCAAGGCCGAAGCCTTCCAGCAGAAACGCCGCGAGGACATGATTGACAGCATCCGTGTCATTGCGATGGCGGTCGAGACTGAGCAAGTCGAGTATTCAGAGGCGTGCCTCCGGATAAAAGGGCTGCTGGATCACGTCGCTCCCGAACTCCTTGAACAGGCACCGTTCCGGATTTTCCTTGAAGTCCATGAAAAGCTGGAACATATGCCCACCCATCGGGCCCGGCAGGCGACGGACGCGCGCTTTGTGGAGAAGATGGACAAGGAACGTTTTGAAGTGGAAAAAACCCATGCGGACGAAATCCGCCGTGCCGCCACCGCCATTCGGCATCACCAGTTCAGCGCAGAATAG
- a CDS encoding ABC transporter substrate-binding protein translates to MAFKMYSRKKRVGSPPAGVVRRFLCGAAIAVIATLGFVTPSFADCTMTLRWDDDPPYFMDHGGEVIGIDADISREVMRRLGCRLSLVKLPWARALLELLQGRLGMLSGAYRTPDREQYAYYSSVVGLVSPNILFTRQSDKTEFEFAELREVLGSGFKLGVQIDVSYSKEYDALVGDPAYEKNLEYVSQRELLWRMLARNRVDGVIANELTGLYEVQKLGFSSLIGASSIVVSNEPAYFIFSKKLVTPEFVERFDRALQSMLDDGSFQAIVQRYVCTSAAKNRATQNDLQLRPLSCEPQKES, encoded by the coding sequence ATGGCTTTCAAGATGTATTCAAGGAAAAAAAGAGTTGGATCTCCGCCCGCAGGCGTAGTGAGGCGTTTTTTGTGCGGGGCAGCTATCGCTGTAATTGCAACGTTGGGTTTCGTCACTCCAAGCTTTGCTGACTGCACCATGACCTTGCGCTGGGACGATGATCCACCCTATTTCATGGATCATGGCGGGGAGGTTATCGGTATTGATGCCGATATCAGCCGGGAGGTGATGAGGCGATTGGGATGCCGTCTTTCACTGGTTAAGTTGCCTTGGGCGAGAGCGCTGTTGGAGTTGCTGCAGGGGCGGCTGGGCATGCTTTCTGGAGCGTATCGTACTCCGGATCGGGAACAGTACGCGTACTACTCCAGCGTGGTTGGGCTGGTTTCTCCCAATATCCTGTTCACTCGCCAGTCGGATAAGACCGAGTTTGAGTTTGCCGAGCTTCGGGAGGTCTTGGGTTCGGGGTTCAAGCTTGGGGTACAAATCGACGTTTCTTACAGCAAGGAATACGACGCCCTGGTCGGAGACCCGGCTTACGAAAAAAATCTCGAGTATGTATCCCAGCGTGAATTGCTTTGGAGGATGCTCGCTCGTAACCGGGTTGACGGGGTGATTGCCAACGAATTGACGGGGTTGTACGAAGTTCAGAAGCTAGGGTTTTCCAGTCTGATCGGTGCAAGCTCGATCGTGGTCTCCAACGAACCCGCGTACTTTATATTTTCTAAGAAGTTAGTGACGCCCGAGTTTGTAGAGCGTTTCGATCGGGCGCTCCAATCCATGCTGGATGACGGTAGCTTCCAGGCGATCGTTCAACGCTATGTTTGTACTTCGGCCGCAAAGAATCGGGCAACGCAAAACGACCTTCAGCTTCGGCCCCTTTCTTGTGAGCCGCAAAAGGAAAGCTGA
- a CDS encoding Ig-like domain-containing protein, whose translation MKYNKTLALIPAMLLAACGGEEQAMNEPATPGLVFYSYPADGQAGISPAASIIVRFSHAISDEEADLQQKILVTDGTSPVAFTVTKVDGGQSLKLTPATELTTGTDYSVTFTDPLLAEGAREITTPNAHGAEGIQFSTRGGFTGIAGLDNMTPEFAVAELVPSPDNQFQPMNFSTFRLTLTQPVHPEWKAMGGQIRLEDAAGETVPATVLVDGRRITVDPCTVEEQAMCGTKADALTAGKTYTLRIQGLPSHTGSGALDFSQEFTPRETSPTVVLYQEVIGSGLLAGSGESGAQTSVLNGQIINGVTLNSVLQGVAGPSQQTGGLFAELAYAPSFAADEPLPLRIPKGSILTSSSLDVKINGTVPIMDARTGQLQTTGDINVTMLSDATGYLSPNPYTDDLSAPRHVKLFMDVAMNTEEAQPNASLSQDLLGVELSGIAIVKEGVLTIDAIGVVEPELLGQEYTDSTIAFRIEAATDADSALDAEQLRTPDTTSPQLVSWMPGPADAIPATRQSMQRPGDPVILNFDEPLDPESVPYGVTLFEDGVQLEDVDSKLDGTAIVLNPAGGLRHGSEYTIQVDGLIDLAGNPASTRSLQFELEPIENEAAPVTQSSPFALTTYPGYPCVTEGRQLADDKHGYCIDKLSEEGSELPKDNDGNPQTRDILPVTTIPADRPITVVFSQSMDLETIRKNDTFIVQKVDEDESVLAEISGRLEKNNQRIRFYPDTPWEAGSLYRYTMVSAKNGDCTTVICGENGMALQTDLLLDPTDNGGQPLAIYFRGTTATDTVFTPLRNLPIRDTNSNFIVDEAIEPFNAVAEETDPDGNVLSYASPANAAKLLMKSNAVVLGNDGGSEANARVGCSYEGEECPDEKFIYQTYGLNTEIIGPEIDPVTGEPTGNIRVLLYPTMLVTTSATVWYNLLGPSESVTGPQILRMRYGQPTEDNPMGLVEGLIVENDNGRPEFRTEAELMLDAPNLHLPLGDLLAHNLFSYPFTLNLRGEITFFDDGRMQIEQRNTNTPFITVDVAGSSDGATGLVGFISCLGGIFTGGGLDACEDLANENGKAVQLPLKIPPQGVYLNFISNPVKEIPAQQ comes from the coding sequence ATGAAATACAACAAGACTCTGGCACTGATTCCAGCGATGCTGCTCGCCGCCTGTGGCGGCGAAGAACAAGCCATGAACGAGCCAGCCACTCCAGGCTTGGTGTTCTACTCCTATCCGGCGGATGGCCAGGCGGGCATCAGTCCCGCCGCCAGCATCATTGTTCGTTTTTCTCATGCCATTTCAGATGAGGAAGCCGACCTACAGCAAAAAATCCTGGTCACCGACGGGACCAGTCCCGTTGCTTTCACCGTCACCAAGGTAGACGGCGGCCAAAGCCTGAAGCTGACGCCGGCCACTGAGCTGACAACGGGCACCGACTATTCCGTGACCTTCACCGATCCCCTGCTCGCCGAAGGTGCCCGGGAAATCACCACTCCGAATGCCCACGGCGCTGAAGGCATCCAGTTCTCGACTCGCGGCGGCTTCACCGGTATCGCAGGCCTCGACAACATGACCCCTGAGTTCGCGGTCGCCGAACTGGTTCCCTCCCCCGACAACCAGTTCCAGCCCATGAACTTCTCCACATTCCGGCTCACGCTGACCCAGCCTGTGCATCCGGAATGGAAAGCCATGGGCGGCCAGATCAGGCTGGAGGATGCCGCAGGTGAGACGGTACCGGCCACGGTGCTGGTCGATGGTCGCCGGATCACGGTGGATCCATGTACCGTTGAAGAACAGGCGATGTGCGGGACCAAGGCCGATGCCCTGACTGCAGGCAAAACCTATACCCTTCGGATTCAGGGGCTTCCGAGCCACACCGGCTCGGGAGCACTGGACTTCAGCCAGGAGTTTACCCCCCGAGAGACGAGCCCCACCGTGGTCCTGTACCAGGAAGTGATCGGTTCCGGGTTACTGGCCGGTAGCGGCGAATCCGGTGCCCAAACGTCCGTTCTCAATGGCCAGATTATCAACGGGGTTACCCTGAACTCCGTGCTCCAGGGTGTGGCGGGCCCGTCGCAGCAGACCGGCGGACTGTTCGCGGAACTTGCCTACGCCCCTTCGTTCGCGGCGGATGAACCCCTTCCCCTCCGGATTCCCAAGGGCAGCATCCTGACCAGCAGCAGTCTTGACGTAAAAATCAACGGCACTGTGCCGATTATGGACGCGAGGACCGGACAGCTGCAGACCACCGGTGACATTAATGTCACCATGCTCTCCGACGCCACCGGCTACCTGAGCCCCAACCCTTACACCGATGATCTGAGTGCTCCGCGCCATGTGAAGCTGTTCATGGATGTGGCCATGAACACCGAGGAGGCACAACCGAATGCGTCCCTGTCACAGGATCTGCTCGGCGTTGAACTCAGCGGTATTGCCATCGTGAAGGAGGGGGTGCTGACCATCGACGCCATTGGCGTTGTCGAGCCGGAACTCCTGGGCCAGGAATACACCGATTCCACCATTGCGTTCCGGATCGAAGCGGCCACGGACGCCGATTCCGCGCTTGATGCAGAGCAACTGAGAACACCGGATACCACCAGCCCGCAACTGGTGAGCTGGATGCCCGGCCCCGCCGATGCCATTCCGGCCACGCGCCAATCCATGCAGCGGCCAGGCGACCCGGTGATTCTGAACTTTGATGAGCCGCTGGATCCGGAGTCGGTCCCATACGGCGTAACCCTGTTTGAGGATGGTGTACAGCTTGAGGACGTCGACTCAAAACTGGATGGCACAGCAATCGTCCTGAACCCGGCCGGAGGCCTGAGGCACGGCTCAGAGTATACGATTCAGGTCGACGGTCTGATCGATCTGGCCGGCAACCCGGCTTCAACCAGAAGCCTGCAATTCGAGCTTGAGCCAATCGAAAATGAGGCGGCGCCGGTCACTCAAAGTTCTCCTTTCGCACTGACGACCTATCCGGGTTACCCGTGCGTTACCGAAGGTCGACAACTGGCCGACGACAAACATGGCTATTGCATCGACAAACTCAGCGAGGAAGGAAGCGAGCTTCCAAAGGATAACGACGGGAACCCCCAAACGCGGGACATTCTGCCCGTAACCACCATCCCGGCGGACCGACCAATCACGGTGGTTTTCTCCCAATCAATGGATCTCGAAACCATTCGAAAAAACGACACCTTTATTGTCCAGAAAGTGGATGAAGACGAGTCCGTGCTGGCGGAAATATCCGGTCGTCTGGAAAAGAACAATCAGAGAATTCGCTTCTACCCGGATACGCCCTGGGAGGCAGGCAGTCTTTATCGCTATACCATGGTGTCTGCCAAAAACGGCGACTGCACCACCGTCATCTGTGGTGAAAACGGAATGGCGTTGCAGACGGATTTGCTTTTGGACCCAACCGACAATGGCGGGCAACCCCTGGCCATCTATTTCCGTGGCACAACCGCCACCGATACGGTCTTCACCCCTCTCCGAAACCTCCCGATCCGGGATACCAACTCGAACTTCATCGTTGACGAAGCCATTGAGCCCTTCAACGCTGTTGCCGAAGAAACCGACCCTGACGGAAATGTCTTGAGTTACGCATCGCCCGCGAACGCCGCGAAGCTCCTCATGAAGAGCAATGCGGTTGTCCTGGGCAACGATGGTGGTTCGGAGGCCAATGCCAGAGTGGGATGCAGCTATGAGGGGGAGGAATGCCCCGATGAAAAATTTATTTATCAAACCTACGGCCTAAACACCGAAATCATCGGCCCTGAGATCGATCCAGTAACGGGCGAACCGACCGGGAACATACGCGTCCTGCTCTACCCGACAATGCTGGTCACCACCTCCGCGACCGTGTGGTACAACTTGCTTGGACCATCGGAATCAGTCACTGGCCCCCAGATTCTTCGCATGCGGTATGGACAACCAACTGAGGACAATCCCATGGGCCTGGTTGAGGGTCTGATCGTGGAAAACGACAACGGCCGTCCGGAGTTTCGCACCGAGGCAGAACTGATGCTCGATGCTCCAAATCTACACTTGCCGCTTGGAGATCTGCTTGCCCATAACCTGTTCAGTTATCCGTTCACGCTAAACCTGAGAGGAGAAATCACTTTCTTTGATGATGGACGAATGCAGATTGAACAGCGCAACACCAACACGCCATTCATTACCGTGGATGTTGCAGGGAGCAGTGACGGGGCTACCGGGCTTGTCGGCTTCATCAGTTGCCTCGGCGGGATCTTCACCGGTGGTGGCCTGGATGCCTGCGAGGATTTGGCAAATGAAAATGGCAAGGCCGTGCAACTGCCCCTCAAGATTCCTCCCCAGGGCGTCTATCTCAACTTCATCTCCAACCCGGTAAAGGAAATTCCTGCCCAGCAATAA
- a CDS encoding phosphatidylserine/phosphatidylglycerophosphate/cardiolipin synthase family protein translates to MRLKAIDSASESIDLQTFLWFFDTSGAMILDHIVRAADRNVTVRILVDDTFLVHEGELLLALAEHPNIEYRVFNPFKRRSGGQVTRQLLNLSEFRRLDHRMHNKAMVVDNRVAIVGGRNIADEYFGLSDTFNFRDLELLLGGPIVQEISSTFDDYWNDQWSFPIETLSHKKASQEQLAEARRVTDLSQHLHVEMPVEDLMVMWRKIIKQADTGKTILYSDSPPKDNPKNREEEPIQVANELITLFDAAESEILIVSAYLIPTPDLEGAVKRALDRGVRVRILTNSIGSNNHLVAHSAYRNHIYTLLEMGAELSEVRTNARDRERYMLTPIGRKQLALHAKALVIDDDKVFIGSANLDPRSLRINTEMGLLVISNQFNKNVREALEGDFSTANAWHLELRENGKVYWVADDRTLEIQPATSLMQRIEDWFFSHLPIEGAL, encoded by the coding sequence GTGCGACTTAAAGCCATCGACAGTGCGTCTGAAAGCATTGATTTACAAACCTTTCTTTGGTTCTTCGACACCTCAGGTGCGATGATTCTGGATCATATTGTCCGAGCGGCGGATCGGAATGTCACTGTGCGGATTCTCGTCGACGATACCTTTCTGGTTCATGAAGGCGAACTGCTTCTGGCGCTCGCTGAGCACCCGAATATAGAGTATCGCGTTTTTAATCCGTTCAAGCGTCGCTCGGGAGGGCAAGTGACGCGCCAGCTACTCAACCTATCGGAATTCCGACGGCTCGATCACCGAATGCACAACAAAGCCATGGTGGTTGATAATCGGGTTGCAATCGTAGGTGGTCGGAATATCGCGGATGAGTACTTTGGCCTGAGCGATACCTTTAACTTTCGCGATTTGGAGTTGCTGCTTGGCGGCCCAATCGTTCAGGAGATCAGCTCGACGTTTGATGACTATTGGAACGACCAATGGTCGTTCCCGATAGAGACGCTGTCCCATAAAAAAGCATCACAGGAACAACTCGCCGAAGCCCGGCGCGTCACCGACTTGTCGCAGCATCTGCATGTCGAAATGCCGGTCGAAGACCTGATGGTTATGTGGCGAAAAATTATCAAGCAGGCAGATACGGGCAAGACCATTCTCTATTCGGACTCGCCGCCCAAGGACAACCCCAAGAACCGGGAAGAGGAACCGATTCAGGTAGCGAATGAACTTATCACTCTTTTCGACGCTGCCGAGTCGGAGATTCTGATTGTGTCGGCTTATCTGATACCCACTCCGGATCTTGAGGGCGCGGTGAAACGCGCTCTCGATCGCGGTGTTCGGGTGCGCATACTGACCAATTCCATCGGATCTAATAATCATCTGGTCGCCCACAGCGCGTATCGCAATCACATCTACACTCTGCTCGAGATGGGGGCGGAACTGAGTGAGGTGCGCACAAATGCTCGCGACCGAGAACGCTACATGCTGACACCGATAGGCCGCAAACAGCTGGCTTTGCATGCGAAGGCCTTGGTGATCGACGACGACAAGGTGTTCATCGGCAGTGCAAACCTGGATCCACGTTCATTGCGCATCAATACGGAAATGGGGTTGCTCGTCATAAGCAATCAGTTCAACAAAAACGTTCGTGAGGCGTTGGAAGGTGACTTCTCGACCGCAAACGCGTGGCACCTGGAGCTGCGGGAAAACGGCAAAGTCTACTGGGTGGCCGATGATCGCACCCTTGAAATCCAGCCAGCCACATCGTTGATGCAGCGCATCGAAGATTGGTTCTTCTCACATTTGCCGATTGAGGGCGCGCTCTGA
- a CDS encoding molybdopterin-dependent oxidoreductase → MENGTHYRTCHLCEAMCGVAIEMKDGHIASIKGDEEDPLSRGHICPKAVALQDLHEDPDRLRKPVRRTDDGWQEMEWDEAFELVADKLHQTRKEFGRNSVGVYLGNPNVHNHGSLVATMPFLRAIGTQNRFSATSNDQLPHMLASLEMFGHQVLFPIPDIDNTDLFLCIGANPMASNGSLMTVPDFRGRVKRMKGRGGKLVVVDPRRTETGKLADEFHFIRPGSDAFLLMAMVHTLFEEDLVNLGPAEHLAKDTDLLRLASLAFTPDAVSSHTGIAAEDTRNLARQLANTPKAALYTRMGTSTQAYGGVATWLAYCLNILTGKLDTPGAMMFTQPAIDLVTLGAMAGQNGHFGKRHSRVKGLPEFAGEYPASTMADEILTPGEGQVRAFVTVAGNPVLSNPNGKRLEKAFSGLDFMVSVDYYLNETTRHADVILPPTAALERSHYDLIFSMFAVRNFAKYSGPLFDAGPDSRHDWQILLELAHRLEKRRKDGRLPLRSELGWRAFKQIGPDPILDLLLRTGPYGADVGPVRGLAQPAIDLVMDILPARHPLRGLAKLSPLNRRWQALPKGLSLAALKDNPNGVDLGPLQPSLPDRLFTRDGRINLAPRRYLQDLDRLHERLAQPVTDSLVLIGRRHVRSNNSWMHNSQRLVKGKDRCTLMIHPRDASRLGLQAGDSAEITAETRKIILPVEITEDLMPGVVSVPHGWGHNREGTGQSVASAHAGASINDVLSDEQIDPLVGTSVLNGQSVTVKVWRPERQRKRA, encoded by the coding sequence ATGGAGAACGGCACTCACTACCGCACCTGCCATCTTTGCGAGGCCATGTGTGGCGTTGCGATAGAAATGAAGGATGGCCACATTGCGTCCATCAAGGGTGACGAAGAGGATCCGTTAAGCCGCGGGCACATCTGCCCCAAAGCCGTCGCTCTCCAGGATCTCCACGAGGATCCGGACCGGCTACGCAAGCCGGTCCGGCGAACCGACGACGGTTGGCAGGAAATGGAATGGGACGAGGCGTTCGAGCTGGTGGCAGACAAGCTGCATCAGACCCGAAAGGAATTCGGCCGCAACAGCGTGGGCGTCTACCTGGGCAACCCCAATGTGCACAATCACGGTTCGCTGGTGGCGACCATGCCTTTCCTGCGGGCCATCGGAACCCAGAACCGGTTTTCGGCGACTTCCAACGATCAGCTGCCGCACATGCTGGCGAGCCTGGAGATGTTCGGGCACCAGGTACTCTTCCCGATTCCGGACATCGACAACACCGATCTGTTCCTCTGCATCGGCGCCAACCCCATGGCCTCCAATGGCAGCCTGATGACGGTTCCCGATTTCCGCGGCCGGGTCAAACGGATGAAAGGCCGGGGCGGCAAGCTGGTGGTGGTCGACCCCAGACGAACCGAAACCGGCAAGCTGGCTGACGAGTTCCATTTCATTCGGCCCGGCAGCGACGCCTTCCTGCTCATGGCCATGGTGCATACGCTGTTTGAAGAGGATCTGGTCAACCTCGGGCCCGCCGAGCATCTGGCCAAAGACACCGATCTCCTGCGATTGGCTTCGCTGGCGTTTACCCCGGACGCGGTAAGCAGCCACACCGGCATTGCCGCTGAAGACACCCGCAATCTTGCCCGACAACTGGCCAACACGCCCAAGGCCGCGCTGTACACCCGCATGGGCACCAGCACGCAGGCCTATGGCGGGGTGGCCACCTGGCTCGCCTACTGCCTGAACATCTTAACGGGAAAGCTGGATACCCCCGGTGCCATGATGTTCACCCAGCCCGCCATTGATCTGGTCACCCTTGGCGCTATGGCGGGCCAGAACGGCCATTTCGGCAAACGTCACAGTCGCGTCAAGGGATTGCCCGAGTTCGCCGGCGAATACCCGGCCAGCACTATGGCGGACGAAATCCTGACCCCCGGGGAAGGCCAGGTTCGCGCCTTTGTCACCGTCGCGGGCAACCCGGTACTGTCCAACCCCAATGGCAAACGCCTGGAAAAGGCCTTCAGCGGGCTCGATTTCATGGTCTCGGTGGATTACTACCTGAACGAGACAACCCGCCACGCCGATGTCATCCTGCCACCAACCGCGGCACTGGAACGCAGCCATTACGACCTGATTTTCAGCATGTTCGCGGTGCGTAACTTCGCCAAGTACAGTGGCCCCCTGTTCGACGCAGGCCCCGACAGCCGCCATGACTGGCAGATCCTGCTGGAACTCGCCCATCGCCTGGAGAAACGGCGCAAAGATGGACGCCTTCCACTTCGGTCAGAACTGGGATGGCGTGCCTTCAAACAGATCGGTCCGGACCCGATCCTGGACCTGCTGTTGAGAACCGGCCCCTATGGTGCCGACGTCGGCCCTGTTCGCGGACTGGCTCAGCCAGCCATCGATCTGGTGATGGATATCCTGCCTGCGCGCCATCCTCTTCGGGGCCTGGCCAAGCTCAGTCCGCTGAACCGGCGCTGGCAGGCACTGCCCAAAGGCCTGTCACTGGCGGCGCTGAAGGATAATCCCAATGGCGTGGATCTTGGCCCCTTGCAGCCGTCGTTACCGGACCGCCTGTTCACCCGCGATGGACGGATCAACCTCGCACCCAGACGCTACCTTCAGGACCTCGATCGCCTGCATGAACGCCTGGCGCAGCCGGTCACCGACTCGCTGGTGCTGATTGGACGACGCCACGTGCGCAGTAACAACTCCTGGATGCACAACAGTCAGCGCCTGGTTAAGGGCAAGGATCGATGCACCCTGATGATTCACCCCAGAGATGCGAGCCGGCTGGGCCTCCAGGCCGGGGACTCGGCGGAAATCACCGCCGAGACCAGAAAGATCATTCTTCCCGTGGAAATCACCGAAGACCTGATGCCGGGTGTTGTCTCCGTTCCCCATGGCTGGGGTCACAATCGTGAGGGCACGGGCCAGTCTGTTGCGTCCGCTCACGCCGGTGCGAGCATCAACGATGTCCTCAGTGACGAGCAGATTGATCCGCTGGTCGGGACGTCCGTATTGAATGGTCAGTCAGTAACTGTCAAAGTCTGGCGTCCCGAGCGACAACGTAAACGCGCCTGA